One Bacteroidales bacterium DNA segment encodes these proteins:
- a CDS encoding N-acetylmuramidase family protein, with protein MKIFCGLRVKEKHLLNFLLVIILIAFEYGIIRFVMSLFPEGLKIFISDDKLNQEIINNDVYNLIAISLVLVWFGILIAYYMWSIYFYNINLGYTNEDWAEIRKRIKEAKKRQEIGESIDDDDLLEPSENPYRQETFGLPSGTVRGTLALSLLVGALALLIINIGNPDIYEKSKVFHDNFEFFKTAFLMMVAFYFGSKSLSILQNKSTQNIAPAIPPRGRNKKKNGDLPGSQQETISTELKEREITTISDIEDDTEDKNITKDFPHLTDNDNNKKLSEEDINNCAKETGIETAVLKAVIKVESSGSGFLKDGRAKILFEGHKFWKFLEESGINPAKHALEHPDILYKTWTRKNYLGGIREYERLEKAKLINSTAALKSASWGLFQIMGFNHKIVGFDTVEAFVEEQEKSEKNQLEAFVEFIKSQNLVDSLKNHDWKTFARKYNGPGYAKNHYDTRLEEYYIKYSRSETTNIKAELIRSVKEKKQTLGQLNILRNQEIIFTCKTLELPWKENKRNISCIPENTYKVKKRFTDKNKFHFHVQDVPGRDWILIHHGNYYTDIRGCILVGLQHIDIDSDGLKDVTSSVATLKKLNQILPEQFDLLIRS; from the coding sequence ATGAAAATATTCTGCGGATTAAGAGTAAAAGAAAAACATTTATTAAATTTTTTACTGGTAATAATTCTTATTGCTTTTGAATATGGAATTATAAGGTTTGTGATGTCTTTATTTCCTGAAGGTTTAAAAATATTTATCAGTGATGATAAATTAAATCAGGAAATAATAAATAATGATGTTTATAATTTAATTGCTATTTCGCTTGTTTTAGTATGGTTTGGAATATTAATTGCTTATTATATGTGGAGTATATATTTCTATAATATAAATCTCGGTTACACTAATGAGGATTGGGCAGAAATTAGAAAGAGAATAAAAGAAGCAAAAAAACGACAAGAAATTGGAGAAAGTATTGATGATGATGATTTATTAGAACCATCGGAGAATCCTTACAGACAAGAAACCTTTGGTCTTCCTTCCGGTACTGTTAGAGGAACTCTGGCATTAAGTCTCCTTGTAGGTGCATTAGCTTTGCTAATAATTAATATTGGAAATCCTGATATTTATGAAAAATCAAAAGTATTTCATGATAATTTTGAGTTCTTTAAAACAGCCTTTCTTATGATGGTTGCGTTTTATTTTGGCAGCAAATCATTAAGTATTTTACAAAATAAGAGTACACAAAATATTGCTCCTGCAATTCCGCCACGAGGTCGTAATAAAAAGAAAAACGGAGATTTGCCAGGAAGTCAGCAAGAGACAATAAGTACTGAATTAAAAGAAAGAGAAATAACTACTATTTCTGACATAGAAGATGATACGGAAGATAAAAACATAACAAAAGATTTCCCACATCTTACTGATAATGATAATAATAAAAAGTTATCAGAAGAAGATATAAATAATTGTGCTAAAGAAACAGGTATTGAAACTGCTGTATTAAAAGCTGTAATAAAAGTAGAATCAAGTGGAAGCGGATTTTTAAAAGATGGTAGAGCTAAAATACTTTTTGAAGGGCATAAATTCTGGAAATTCCTTGAAGAGTCGGGAATAAACCCCGCAAAACACGCTTTGGAACATCCCGATATTTTATATAAAACATGGACAAGAAAAAATTATCTTGGTGGAATAAGAGAATACGAAAGATTGGAAAAAGCAAAATTGATAAATTCAACAGCAGCACTAAAATCGGCTTCATGGGGATTGTTCCAGATAATGGGATTTAATCATAAAATTGTTGGTTTTGATACTGTAGAAGCCTTTGTTGAAGAACAAGAAAAATCAGAAAAAAATCAGTTAGAAGCATTTGTGGAGTTTATTAAATCACAAAATCTTGTTGATTCTTTAAAAAATCATGATTGGAAAACATTTGCAAGAAAATACAACGGACCGGGATATGCTAAAAATCATTATGATACACGATTAGAGGAATATTATATTAAGTATTCAAGAAGTGAAACAACGAATATTAAGGCAGAATTGATACGTAGTGTTAAAGAAAAAAAACAAACACTTGGGCAATTAAATATTTTGAGAAACCAAGAAATAATTTTCACATGTAAAACACTTGAACTTCCTTGGAAAGAAAATAAACGAAACATAAGTTGTATTCCTGAAAATACTTATAAAGTGAAAAAACGTTTTACTGATAAAAACAAATTTCATTTTCATGTTCAGGATGTACCCGGAAGAGACTGGATATTAATACATCATGGAAATTATTATACAGATATCCGAGGATGCATTCTCGTTGGCTTGCAACACATTGATATTGACAGTGATGGTTTGAAAGATGTTACCAGTAGTGTGGCTACTTTGAAAAAACTGAACCAAATATTACCGGAACAATTTGATTTGTTGATAAGAAGTTGA
- a CDS encoding helix-turn-helix transcriptional regulator, producing the protein MRKKLKTPRIIKIEKIEGLKIYCMFNNGESRIINFNLLFKEWNIMLEDIEYPLLNEAAFAKVQLRNYTLSWDNIHVMLMTEDGKEQQYPYEIDPYVLYQKSLPLEPDDRFKFGTMIRKARKRAGLTQEQLASRSGTSRFYISRIENNKTDIELSTFRKIVEAGLGKHLKLMIE; encoded by the coding sequence ATGAGAAAGAAACTAAAAACACCCAGAATAATAAAAATTGAAAAAATCGAAGGATTAAAAATATATTGTATGTTCAATAATGGAGAATCAAGAATAATTAATTTTAATTTATTATTTAAGGAATGGAATATTATGTTAGAAGATATAGAATATCCATTGTTAAATGAAGCTGCATTTGCAAAGGTACAATTAAGGAATTATACTTTATCATGGGATAATATCCATGTTATGCTGATGACAGAAGATGGCAAAGAGCAACAATATCCTTATGAAATTGACCCTTATGTTTTATATCAGAAAAGCTTACCTTTAGAACCTGATGACAGGTTCAAATTCGGAACTATGATTAGAAAAGCTCGTAAAAGAGCAGGCTTAACACAGGAGCAACTTGCATCACGAAGTGGAACTTCAAGATTTTATATATCAAGAATAGAAAATAATAAAACAGATATAGAATTGTCAACATTTAGAAAAATTGTTGAAGCTGGATTAGGAAAACACTTAAAACTGATGATTGAATAA
- a CDS encoding DUF4160 domain-containing protein: protein MSTIKIIDSIKINIYSREHLPPHFHAIYAEQEELIEIGSLETIVGKLPLSQRKKVVKWAKERNEFLFENFKRLNPRL from the coding sequence ATGTCGACAATTAAAATAATCGACTCAATAAAAATTAATATTTATTCAAGAGAACATCTTCCACCCCATTTTCATGCAATATATGCTGAACAAGAAGAGTTGATAGAGATTGGTTCTCTTGAAACAATTGTCGGAAAACTACCATTATCACAGAGAAAAAAAGTTGTAAAATGGGCTAAAGAAAGAAATGAATTTTTATTTGAAAATTTTAAACGATTAAATCCAAGGCTATGA
- the lepA gene encoding translation elongation factor 4, with translation MKNIRNFCIIAHIDHGKSTLADRLLEHTGTISERDFQEQVLDDMELERERGITIKSHAIQMDYTFENENYFLNLIDTPGHVDFSYEVSRSIAACEGALLIIDATQGIQAQTISNLYLAIENDLEIIPVLNKMDLANAMPDEVKDQIVDLIGCKRDEIIEASGKTGMGVEDILERIIKKIPHPVGDPNAPFQALIFDSIFNSFRGIIAYFKIINGEIRKNDFVKFVNTGKEYHADEIGVLKLKQEPKEILKAGNVGYIISGIKTSKEVKVGDTITHVNNPCKNVIEGFEDVKPMVFAGVYPIDADDYEELRASMEKLQLNDASLTYEPESSAALGFGFRCGFLGLLHMEIIQERLEREFNMDVITTVPNVSYKAYTKKGEEIDVHNPSGLPDPTWLDRVDEPFINAQIISKSGYVGQVMKLCIDKRGTLKNQVYLTSDRVELTVEMPLGEIVFDFYDRLKSISKGYASFDYYQSGYKPANLVRLDILLNGDIVDALSSLTHRDNAYDFGRKICVKLKELIPRQQFDVAIQAAIGAKIIARETVKAVRKDVTAKCYGGDITRKRKLLEKQKKGKKRMRQVGNVEVPQKAFLAVLKLD, from the coding sequence ATGAAAAACATAAGGAATTTTTGTATTATAGCACATATAGACCACGGTAAAAGCACACTCGCTGACCGTTTGCTGGAACATACTGGAACTATTTCGGAAAGAGATTTTCAGGAACAGGTTCTTGATGATATGGAGCTTGAGAGAGAACGTGGCATTACTATTAAAAGCCATGCTATTCAGATGGATTATACATTTGAAAATGAAAATTATTTCCTAAATCTTATTGATACTCCGGGACATGTTGATTTTTCATACGAAGTATCACGTTCAATTGCTGCATGTGAGGGTGCTTTATTGATTATTGATGCAACACAGGGAATTCAGGCTCAAACAATTTCTAATCTGTATCTTGCTATAGAAAATGATCTTGAGATAATTCCTGTTTTAAATAAAATGGATTTAGCAAATGCCATGCCCGATGAAGTTAAAGACCAAATTGTTGACCTGATTGGTTGCAAGAGGGATGAAATAATTGAAGCAAGTGGTAAAACAGGAATGGGTGTTGAAGATATTCTTGAAAGGATTATAAAAAAAATCCCACATCCTGTTGGAGACCCAAATGCCCCTTTCCAAGCATTAATATTTGATTCTATTTTTAATTCATTTCGTGGAATAATTGCATATTTTAAAATTATTAATGGTGAGATAAGAAAAAATGATTTTGTAAAATTTGTTAATACAGGCAAAGAATATCATGCTGATGAAATTGGTGTTTTAAAATTAAAGCAAGAACCAAAAGAAATATTAAAAGCAGGAAATGTTGGTTATATTATTTCAGGCATTAAAACATCAAAAGAAGTAAAAGTCGGTGATACAATAACTCATGTAAATAATCCATGTAAAAATGTAATTGAAGGTTTTGAAGATGTTAAACCTATGGTTTTTGCAGGAGTTTACCCTATTGATGCTGATGATTATGAGGAACTTAGAGCATCTATGGAAAAATTACAATTAAATGATGCTTCTCTTACATATGAACCAGAATCGTCTGCTGCCTTAGGTTTCGGTTTCAGATGCGGATTTCTTGGTTTGCTTCACATGGAAATTATTCAGGAACGTCTTGAGAGAGAATTCAACATGGATGTTATAACCACTGTTCCTAATGTTTCTTATAAAGCTTATACAAAAAAAGGGGAAGAAATTGATGTTCATAATCCTTCGGGGCTTCCTGACCCAACATGGCTTGACCGTGTTGATGAGCCATTTATAAATGCACAAATAATTTCTAAATCGGGATATGTGGGACAGGTAATGAAATTGTGTATTGATAAACGCGGCACACTTAAAAATCAGGTTTACCTGACCAGCGATAGAGTTGAGCTGACTGTTGAAATGCCGCTCGGAGAAATTGTTTTTGATTTTTATGATAGATTAAAAAGTATCTCAAAAGGTTATGCTTCTTTTGATTATTATCAATCAGGATATAAGCCGGCTAATCTTGTAAGATTAGATATTTTACTTAATGGTGATATTGTTGATGCCCTTTCAAGTTTAACACACAGAGATAATGCTTATGATTTTGGCAGGAAAATTTGTGTAAAATTAAAGGAACTAATTCCAAGACAGCAATTTGATGTTGCAATTCAGGCAGCAATAGGAGCAAAAATAATTGCAAGAGAAACTGTTAAAGCAGTTCGAAAAGATGTTACTGCAAAATGTTATGGTGGCGATATTACAAGGAAAAGGAAACTTCTTGAAAAACAGAAAAAAGGTAAAAAACGAATGCGACAAGTTGGAAATGTAGAGGTTCCTCAAAAAGCATTTTTAGCTGTTTTGAAATTGGATTAG
- a CDS encoding nucleotidyltransferase domain-containing protein, whose translation MINKIEILKELKSYLLLHIGSEIESVILFGSRSDNTSYLDSDYDILIILNQKANWKLKRKISDYCYEIELKYNILIDSHLISKKELNTIRGKQPIFQNAIKRGIYV comes from the coding sequence ATGATAAATAAAATAGAAATATTAAAAGAATTAAAATCTTATTTGTTATTACATATTGGTTCAGAAATAGAAAGTGTAATCCTATTTGGTTCACGATCAGATAATACATCATATTTGGATTCTGATTATGACATCTTAATAATATTAAATCAAAAAGCAAATTGGAAATTAAAAAGAAAAATTTCTGATTATTGTTATGAAATAGAATTAAAATATAACATTTTGATTGATTCTCATCTAATTTCAAAAAAGGAATTAAATACAATAAGAGGAAAACAACCAATTTTTCAGAATGCAATTAAAAGAGGAATTTATGTATGA
- a CDS encoding HEPN domain-containing protein, producing MKLNEKDRNELIKYRIEQAKETFSVIELLIDNGKYPTAFNRIYYGIFYSLLALGLKYEFETSKHQQLIGWFNKEFVHSGKIEKEFGKTLRNAFENRTISDYDAFIEFEKEDLIELFAEMKLFIRRIETFLKSEK from the coding sequence ATGAAGCTAAATGAAAAAGATAGAAATGAATTAATTAAATATAGAATTGAACAAGCAAAAGAGACTTTTAGTGTTATTGAATTATTAATTGATAACGGGAAATATCCAACAGCGTTCAATAGAATATATTATGGGATTTTTTATTCTTTGCTTGCACTTGGATTGAAATATGAATTTGAAACATCTAAACATCAACAATTAATTGGCTGGTTCAATAAAGAATTTGTTCATTCTGGAAAAATTGAAAAAGAATTTGGAAAAACATTAAGAAATGCATTTGAAAACAGGACTATTAGTGATTATGATGCATTTATTGAATTTGAAAAAGAAGATTTGATTGAGTTATTTGCAGAAATGAAATTGTTTATTAGGAGAATAGAAACATTTTTAAAATCAGAAAAGTAA
- a CDS encoding ribonuclease HII — protein sequence MKKSKLKSYYKKGIIEAGCDEAGRGCLAGPVFAAAVILPEKYFHPLLNDSKKLNEKLRNTLRIEIEQTAICWAVAKINNIKIDEINILNASILAMQNAISQLKIVPECLLIDGNRFKLYKNIPHHCIIKGDGKYFSIAAASILAKTYRDDYMKKIHDEFPDYNWKQNKGYPTKQHRNVIKEKGITPYHRKSFKLIDNQLKIPEFL from the coding sequence ATGAAAAAATCTAAACTTAAAAGTTATTACAAAAAGGGAATTATCGAAGCCGGATGCGATGAAGCCGGACGTGGTTGCCTTGCCGGACCTGTTTTTGCTGCTGCTGTGATTTTACCTGAAAAATATTTTCATCCTTTACTTAATGATTCAAAGAAACTTAATGAAAAACTCAGAAACACATTAAGAATTGAAATAGAACAAACAGCTATTTGCTGGGCTGTTGCAAAAATTAACAATATTAAAATAGATGAAATCAATATTCTGAATGCATCAATTCTCGCAATGCAAAATGCAATAAGTCAACTTAAAATAGTTCCGGAATGTTTATTAATTGATGGAAACAGATTTAAACTTTACAAAAATATTCCGCATCATTGTATAATAAAAGGAGATGGTAAATATTTTTCTATTGCTGCGGCTTCAATTCTTGCAAAAACATATCGTGATGATTATATGAAAAAAATTCATGATGAATTTCCTGACTACAACTGGAAACAAAATAAAGGCTATCCAACAAAACAACATAGAAATGTTATAAAAGAGAAAGGAATAACTCCATATCACAGAAAGTCATTTAAATTAATTGACAATCAATTAAAAATACCTGAATTTTTGTAA
- a CDS encoding glycosyltransferase family 4 protein gives MKIIVNTRLLIKNKLEGIGWVTYETLKRITREHPEHEFYFLFDRQFSDEFIFANNITPIIIPPQSRHPFLWYIWFEYSLPKIIRKIKPDLFFSPDGYLSLSAQVPSIPMLHDINFVHFPQDIPYLTRKFYNYYFPKYAQKAKKIITVSNYSKKDICEQFLINENKVDVVYNGANEAYKPISNEEKVKVKETFTEGNDFFIFIGALNPRKNVVRLLLAYDEFRKKINSNIKMVIIGEKMFKTKNIELTYSKLKYKNDIIFTGRLSPKELNKLLNASLALTFVPYFEGFGIPIVEAFYCDTPVITSNVTSMPEVAGDAALLTNPFSVKDISEAMIKIASNKELRQSLIEKGRIQREKFSWDKTAMEIWKSIEKAV, from the coding sequence ATGAAAATTATTGTAAATACACGCTTGCTTATTAAAAACAAACTCGAAGGAATTGGCTGGGTTACTTATGAAACATTAAAAAGAATTACCCGTGAGCATCCTGAACATGAATTTTATTTTTTATTTGACAGACAATTTTCAGATGAATTTATTTTTGCCAACAATATTACTCCTATTATAATTCCACCACAATCCCGTCACCCTTTTTTATGGTATATTTGGTTTGAATATAGTTTGCCAAAAATTATACGAAAAATAAAACCTGATTTGTTTTTCTCACCTGACGGATATCTTTCATTATCTGCACAGGTTCCATCAATACCAATGCTCCACGATATAAATTTTGTTCATTTTCCACAGGATATTCCGTACCTTACACGAAAATTCTATAATTATTATTTCCCAAAATATGCTCAAAAAGCTAAAAAAATAATTACAGTTTCAAATTATTCAAAAAAAGATATATGCGAACAATTTCTAATTAATGAAAATAAAGTTGATGTTGTTTACAATGGTGCTAATGAGGCATATAAGCCGATTAGCAATGAAGAAAAAGTAAAAGTAAAGGAAACATTTACAGAAGGGAACGATTTTTTTATTTTTATAGGAGCATTAAATCCCAGAAAAAATGTTGTTCGTTTATTACTTGCTTATGATGAATTTAGAAAAAAGATAAATAGTAATATTAAAATGGTCATTATAGGCGAAAAAATGTTTAAAACAAAAAACATTGAACTTACATATTCAAAATTAAAGTATAAAAACGATATTATTTTTACAGGCAGATTATCGCCTAAAGAATTAAACAAATTACTGAATGCTTCTCTTGCTCTTACTTTTGTTCCATATTTTGAAGGTTTTGGGATTCCAATTGTTGAAGCATTTTATTGTGATACCCCTGTGATTACTTCAAATGTAACATCAATGCCTGAAGTAGCTGGCGATGCAGCATTATTAACAAATCCCTTTTCTGTAAAAGATATTTCAGAAGCAATGATAAAAATTGCAAGCAATAAAGAATTAAGACAATCTCTAATAGAAAAAGGAAGAATACAAAGAGAAAAATTCAGTTGGGACAAAACAGCTATGGAAATATGGAAAAGTATAGAAAAAGCAGTATGA